A section of the Engraulis encrasicolus isolate BLACKSEA-1 chromosome 8, IST_EnEncr_1.0, whole genome shotgun sequence genome encodes:
- the ilkap gene encoding integrin-linked kinase-associated serine/threonine phosphatase 2C isoform X1, producing MDLFGDLPEPTQVTAKKDPKPPEEDRGEKRKHDELQENEVTEEKSQEEKKVCKEHARMKAYVAARRGERDEMQDAHVLLPDMGSVASTLPSQVSRLAYFAVFDGHGGARASRFAAEHLHHNLVAKFPKGDGENLDKLIKKCLVDTFRQTDEDFLKKASSQKPAWKDGSTATCVLVVDDVLYVANIGDSRAVLCRSERVEDTGEKKTVTLALSKEHNPTIYEERMRIQRAGGTVREGRVLGVLEVSRSIGDGQYKRCGVISTPDIRRCTLTASDQFIILACDGLFKVFSPEEAVRYVNNILEDTSVAVEKKEDQTEGEARYDAACQRLASEAVRRGSGDNVTVILVTVEL from the exons ATGGATCTGTTCGGTGATCTCCCAGAACCAACACAGGTAACAG CTAAGAAGGATCCTAAGCCACCTGAAGAagacagaggggaaaagaggaaacATGATGAGCTTCAAGAAAATGAGGTGACCGAGGAAAAGAGTCAAGAGGAAAAGAAAGTTTGTAAAG AACATGCGAGGATGAAGGCCTATGTAGCAGCTCggcgaggagagagggatgagatgcaGGATGCCCACGTTCTCCTTCCTGATATGGGAAGTGTCGCCTCTACCCTACCATCCCAAGT GTCTCGACTGGCCTACTTTGCGGTGTTTGATGGTCACGGTGGAGCGAGGGCTTCCCGATTCGCTGCAGAGCATCTACATCATAACCTGGTTGCCAAGTTCCCCAAAG GTGACGGAGAGAACTTGGACAAGCTAATCAAAAAGTGTCTCGTGGATACATTCCGTCAGACAGATGAGGACTTTCTGAAGAAAGCCTCAAGCCA GAAGCCTGCGTGGAAGGACGGCTCCACTGCCACGTGTGTGCTGGTGGTGGATGACGTGCTGTATGTGGCCAACATCGGGGACAGCAGG GCTGTTCTTTGTCGTTCAGAGCGTGTGGAGGACACAGGGGAAAAGAAAACGGTGACCCTCGCACTTAGTAAAGAACACAATCCCACCATCTACGAGGAACGCATGAGGATACAGAGGGCAGGGGGCacagtcag ggagGGTCGTGTGTTGGGGGTTCTGGAGGTGTCCCGCTCCATAGGAGATGGCCAGTACAAGCGCTGTGGAGTCATCTCTACGCCAGACATCAGACGATGCACGCTCACTGCCAGCGACCA GTTCATCATTCTGGCCTGTGACGGTCTCTTCAAGGTCTTCTCACCAGAGGAAGCGGTCAGATACGTCAACAACATCCTAGAG GACACATCTGTTGCCGTGGAGAAGAAGGAGGACCAGACGGAGGGGGAGGCCCGTTACGACGCCGCTTGCCAGCGATTGGCCAGCGAGGCTGTGAGGCGGGGCTCTGGCGATAACGTCACTGTGATCCTGGTGACCGTCGAGCTCTGA
- the ilkap gene encoding integrin-linked kinase-associated serine/threonine phosphatase 2C isoform X2, giving the protein MKAYVAARRGERDEMQDAHVLLPDMGSVASTLPSQVSRLAYFAVFDGHGGARASRFAAEHLHHNLVAKFPKGDGENLDKLIKKCLVDTFRQTDEDFLKKASSQKPAWKDGSTATCVLVVDDVLYVANIGDSRAVLCRSERVEDTGEKKTVTLALSKEHNPTIYEERMRIQRAGGTVREGRVLGVLEVSRSIGDGQYKRCGVISTPDIRRCTLTASDQFIILACDGLFKVFSPEEAVRYVNNILEDTSVAVEKKEDQTEGEARYDAACQRLASEAVRRGSGDNVTVILVTVEL; this is encoded by the exons ATGAAGGCCTATGTAGCAGCTCggcgaggagagagggatgagatgcaGGATGCCCACGTTCTCCTTCCTGATATGGGAAGTGTCGCCTCTACCCTACCATCCCAAGT GTCTCGACTGGCCTACTTTGCGGTGTTTGATGGTCACGGTGGAGCGAGGGCTTCCCGATTCGCTGCAGAGCATCTACATCATAACCTGGTTGCCAAGTTCCCCAAAG GTGACGGAGAGAACTTGGACAAGCTAATCAAAAAGTGTCTCGTGGATACATTCCGTCAGACAGATGAGGACTTTCTGAAGAAAGCCTCAAGCCA GAAGCCTGCGTGGAAGGACGGCTCCACTGCCACGTGTGTGCTGGTGGTGGATGACGTGCTGTATGTGGCCAACATCGGGGACAGCAGG GCTGTTCTTTGTCGTTCAGAGCGTGTGGAGGACACAGGGGAAAAGAAAACGGTGACCCTCGCACTTAGTAAAGAACACAATCCCACCATCTACGAGGAACGCATGAGGATACAGAGGGCAGGGGGCacagtcag ggagGGTCGTGTGTTGGGGGTTCTGGAGGTGTCCCGCTCCATAGGAGATGGCCAGTACAAGCGCTGTGGAGTCATCTCTACGCCAGACATCAGACGATGCACGCTCACTGCCAGCGACCA GTTCATCATTCTGGCCTGTGACGGTCTCTTCAAGGTCTTCTCACCAGAGGAAGCGGTCAGATACGTCAACAACATCCTAGAG GACACATCTGTTGCCGTGGAGAAGAAGGAGGACCAGACGGAGGGGGAGGCCCGTTACGACGCCGCTTGCCAGCGATTGGCCAGCGAGGCTGTGAGGCGGGGCTCTGGCGATAACGTCACTGTGATCCTGGTGACCGTCGAGCTCTGA